In Populus nigra chromosome 1, ddPopNigr1.1, whole genome shotgun sequence, one genomic interval encodes:
- the LOC133696486 gene encoding auxin-responsive protein SAUR78-like: MEKFSKLTKLKSAIKRLPSFTKIGRTNSSIAAFNNDHDQYDQSDDHVDGKISNGLHAVYVGKSRRRYLLRSDVICHPLFQGLMDRSGAGSGDEEDNQVVVVACEVVLFEHLLWMLESGGSQLGSMEELAEFYYTC, encoded by the coding sequence ATGGAAAAGTTTTCCAAGTTAACAAAGCTCAAGTCCGCCATAAAGAGATTGCCATCTTTCACCAAGATAGGCCGCACAAATAGCTCCATTGCTGCTTTTAACAACGATCATGATCAGTATGATCAGTCTGATGATCACGTCGATGGCAAGATTTCAAATGGACTTCATGCAGTTTATGTTGGAAAGTCAAGGAGGAGGTATCTTTTACGTTCCGATGTCATTTGTCATCCTCTTTTCCAAGGTTTAATGGACAGGTCAGGCGCTGGTTCTGGTGATGAGGAAGATAATCAAGTAGTTGTTGTTGCTTGTGAGGTTGTTTTGTTTGAGCACTTGTTGTGGATGCTTGAGAGTGGTGGCTCTCAGTTGGGGTCCATGGAGGAGCTTGCTGAGTTCTATTACACTTGCTGA